The Corallococcus soli genome has a window encoding:
- the gltJ gene encoding adventurous gliding motility protein GltJ, which produces MRFVCDSCRAQYMISDDKIGPKGVKLRCKKCGHTILVRPAGASAGKEGGADTPAATEAKAGAADSNAPRIVESSGTGLPATLGTPPEGGLFTDVEEDEIGAVFDQVLSTGSQKAQARDAEAEAVKAAKAETVRKLAEAEAAEPSPDDAKAAASHEWYVAIDEKQVGPWSVEKVKDAWDRGEVGPDNLCWRSSFSDWIPLSETAELASVLAPRPAKPVIVAPAPVSTSSPTIAAGPVESAFSAGSTRPGLGGGSTAPDEPVGWKPSAASVLASLVKEENDALTKPPPRPAPSLDREPLSQSRLLDVPMPPPEPKSSPAMMGAAPGMAAPAAYAPQPQGYAPQPQGYAPQQPVPQYAQQPQGYPQQQAQMPYGQQPQGYPPPGYPAAYPPPAAAPTGSKGRTGMLVAVTAGVLVIAVAAVVALTRGSSTERSPEAPAQVATRPAELPPMPPPPAVAQPPPAAVAATAPAAAPVEGTPAAGTPAAAGTAPATAPAVAAAPAAATPPPAVVTPPPATPPNTATVVAKVEPRNQRRPGSGNSGSRQREDDGEAITVSKPSAAPAAASGDDDFDELFGTKKTPASTKPAGKTTTTAYIPPEPGGGTLDRLQQSDIMQVVLNNKPAIVKCVNEQKQKDPSLSGKLVMRWTVQPSGKTSSVSCRTDEFRTSHMATCITGLIKGWSFPKHQKQGDPIDFPFTF; this is translated from the coding sequence ATGCGTTTCGTCTGCGACAGCTGCCGCGCGCAGTACATGATCAGCGACGACAAGATTGGCCCCAAGGGGGTCAAGCTTCGTTGCAAGAAGTGTGGTCACACCATCCTGGTGAGGCCCGCCGGAGCATCGGCGGGGAAGGAGGGAGGGGCGGACACCCCCGCGGCCACGGAAGCGAAGGCTGGCGCGGCGGACTCCAACGCGCCCCGCATCGTCGAGTCGTCCGGAACGGGGCTGCCCGCCACACTGGGCACGCCGCCCGAAGGCGGCCTCTTCACGGACGTGGAAGAGGATGAGATTGGCGCCGTCTTCGACCAGGTCCTGAGCACGGGTTCGCAGAAGGCGCAGGCCCGCGACGCGGAAGCCGAAGCCGTGAAGGCCGCGAAGGCCGAAACGGTGCGCAAGCTCGCGGAAGCCGAGGCGGCCGAGCCCTCGCCGGACGACGCGAAGGCCGCGGCGTCGCACGAGTGGTACGTCGCCATCGACGAGAAGCAGGTGGGCCCCTGGTCGGTGGAGAAGGTGAAGGACGCCTGGGACCGGGGCGAGGTGGGCCCCGACAATCTCTGCTGGCGTTCGAGCTTCAGCGACTGGATTCCACTCTCGGAGACGGCGGAGCTGGCGTCGGTGCTGGCGCCGCGTCCAGCGAAGCCGGTCATCGTCGCGCCCGCGCCGGTCTCCACGTCGTCGCCGACGATTGCCGCGGGACCGGTGGAGTCCGCCTTCAGCGCGGGCAGCACCCGTCCGGGCCTGGGCGGCGGTTCCACCGCGCCGGATGAGCCGGTGGGCTGGAAGCCCTCTGCCGCGAGCGTGCTGGCCTCGCTGGTGAAGGAGGAGAACGACGCCCTCACCAAGCCGCCTCCGCGTCCGGCGCCCTCGCTGGATCGCGAGCCGCTGTCGCAGTCACGTCTGCTGGACGTGCCCATGCCGCCGCCGGAGCCGAAGTCGTCTCCGGCCATGATGGGGGCGGCTCCGGGGATGGCCGCGCCCGCCGCCTACGCGCCGCAGCCGCAGGGCTATGCGCCGCAGCCGCAGGGCTACGCGCCGCAGCAGCCCGTGCCGCAGTACGCACAGCAGCCCCAGGGGTATCCCCAGCAGCAGGCGCAGATGCCCTACGGGCAGCAGCCCCAGGGCTACCCGCCTCCGGGCTATCCCGCGGCCTATCCGCCGCCCGCGGCGGCTCCCACGGGCTCCAAGGGCCGCACGGGGATGCTGGTCGCTGTGACGGCGGGGGTGCTGGTGATCGCGGTGGCTGCGGTCGTCGCGCTCACGCGAGGCTCTTCGACCGAGCGCTCCCCGGAGGCACCGGCCCAGGTGGCGACGCGCCCGGCGGAGCTGCCGCCCATGCCGCCGCCTCCCGCGGTGGCGCAGCCTCCACCCGCGGCCGTCGCGGCGACCGCGCCCGCCGCGGCGCCGGTGGAAGGCACTCCGGCGGCGGGAACGCCTGCTGCTGCTGGGACCGCTCCAGCCACCGCGCCTGCGGTGGCTGCGGCTCCGGCCGCAGCGACGCCGCCTCCCGCCGTGGTGACGCCGCCTCCCGCGACCCCGCCCAACACGGCGACGGTGGTGGCGAAGGTGGAGCCGCGAAACCAGCGGCGTCCTGGTTCTGGCAACAGCGGCAGCCGCCAGCGTGAGGATGACGGGGAGGCGATCACCGTGTCGAAACCCTCGGCCGCGCCTGCCGCGGCCTCAGGGGACGACGACTTCGACGAGCTGTTCGGCACGAAGAAGACGCCGGCCAGCACGAAGCCGGCGGGCAAGACGACGACCACCGCCTACATCCCGCCCGAGCCGGGTGGCGGCACGCTGGATCGCCTCCAGCAGTCGGACATCATGCAGGTGGTGCTGAACAACAAGCCGGCCATCGTGAAGTGCGTGAACGAGCAGAAGCAGAAGGACCCGTCGCTCAGCGGCAAGCTGGTGATGCGCTGGACGGTCCAGCCGAGTGGCAAGACGAGCAGCGTGTCGTGCCGCACGGATGAGTTCCGAACGAGCCACATGGCGACCTGCATCACCGGCCTCATCAAGGGGTGGTCCTTCCCGAAGCACCAGAAGCAGGGCGACCCCATCGACTTCCCGTTCACGTTCTGA
- a CDS encoding toxin-antitoxin system YwqK family antitoxin, translating into MSKVPFRVLALCLLVGSPVMAADRTNDVKLACPTGTKQFGGRETMTDRGVFCVKNKTEGRLPIAHGPYVSYHPNGQKKVVGQHTDGGQSGLWTFFDANGVKTDEIEFSGGNYHGRRTHFFATGQKKSEESWAKGLQDGVAVAFAENGQKVAESQYRQGQLLSKQSFENGQPVSVK; encoded by the coding sequence ATGTCCAAAGTCCCGTTCCGCGTTCTTGCCCTTTGCCTGCTTGTTGGCAGCCCTGTGATGGCTGCTGACCGGACCAATGATGTCAAGCTGGCCTGCCCGACGGGTACAAAGCAGTTTGGTGGCCGCGAGACCATGACGGACCGCGGGGTGTTCTGCGTGAAGAACAAGACGGAGGGTCGCCTGCCCATCGCGCATGGCCCCTACGTCAGCTACCACCCGAACGGTCAGAAGAAGGTCGTCGGCCAGCACACCGACGGGGGCCAGTCAGGGCTCTGGACCTTCTTCGACGCGAACGGAGTGAAGACGGACGAGATTGAGTTCTCGGGTGGCAACTACCATGGGCGTCGGACGCACTTCTTCGCGACCGGCCAGAAGAAATCCGAAGAGAGCTGGGCGAAGGGCCTGCAGGATGGCGTTGCGGTGGCTTTTGCCGAGAACGGGCAGAAGGTCGCAGAGTCGCAGTACCGCCAGGGCCAGCTCCTGAGCAAGCAGTCGTTCGAGAATGGCCAGCCCGTTTCCGTGAAGTAG
- a CDS encoding TIGR04552 family protein produces the protein MKAPSLAPVLPSIPICTVQQMGLRELERIRLILRGGSVIDWRRMHFQSREEVDRFLRLCQLDVSRPFDDAWARTVLADAVEYLRKTFDYRVADAVAQPQEVHDLFLFASGAKGLARYRRIACIVLKVMHVIQHIEGRDLLFRLPASEAELAEMVTEKVLGVAREMTERGLPVVEFAHSIKTRESLVTKLIAKKETVAAQVYDRTRFRVITRTRADVLPVLYFLTQRLFPFNFVVPGQTENTLLPFKGLLAENPHFEQFIPQLHLDRDFEDREDRTGNAFSGSSYQVLNFVVDLPLRMDPYLPLPEEDTRPRKGRVTFALVEFQIADEETARRNELGDNAHESYKRRQKRRVLNRLSRGLVVPKRQG, from the coding sequence GTGAAGGCCCCTTCTCTTGCTCCAGTTCTGCCGTCTATTCCCATCTGCACGGTGCAGCAGATGGGATTGCGCGAACTTGAGCGTATCCGCCTCATCTTGCGTGGTGGCTCCGTCATCGACTGGAGGCGCATGCACTTCCAGTCACGTGAGGAAGTGGATCGCTTCCTCCGTCTCTGCCAGCTCGACGTTTCGCGCCCCTTTGACGACGCGTGGGCCCGAACGGTGCTGGCGGATGCAGTTGAGTACCTTCGTAAGACCTTCGATTACAGGGTGGCGGACGCAGTTGCCCAGCCCCAAGAGGTCCACGATCTCTTCCTCTTTGCCTCGGGGGCAAAGGGACTCGCGCGATATCGCCGGATCGCTTGCATCGTCTTGAAGGTGATGCACGTCATCCAGCACATTGAAGGACGAGACCTTCTCTTCCGATTGCCTGCTTCAGAGGCCGAACTGGCGGAGATGGTCACGGAGAAGGTGCTGGGCGTTGCACGCGAAATGACGGAGCGGGGGCTCCCTGTCGTGGAGTTCGCCCACTCCATCAAGACGCGCGAGTCACTGGTCACCAAGCTGATTGCGAAGAAGGAGACCGTGGCGGCGCAGGTCTATGACCGCACGCGGTTTCGGGTCATCACTCGCACACGTGCGGACGTGCTGCCGGTGCTCTATTTCCTCACGCAGCGCTTGTTCCCATTCAACTTCGTCGTCCCTGGACAGACGGAGAATACGCTTCTGCCGTTCAAGGGCCTCCTCGCGGAGAACCCTCACTTCGAGCAGTTCATCCCCCAGTTGCATCTCGACCGGGACTTCGAGGATCGCGAAGACCGTACGGGGAATGCTTTCTCAGGCAGCTCTTATCAAGTCCTCAACTTCGTCGTGGATCTCCCCCTGCGAATGGACCCGTATCTTCCTCTCCCTGAGGAGGACACCCGCCCTCGCAAAGGGCGCGTCACTTTTGCTTTGGTCGAGTTTCAGATCGCAGATGAAGAAACAGCCCGGCGCAATGAGCTCGGGGACAATGCCCACGAAAGCTACAAGCGCCGACAGAAGCGGCGCGTCCTCAATCGATTGAGCAGGGGGTTGGTAGTCCCGAAACGGCAAGGCTAA
- a CDS encoding Ig-like domain-containing protein: MPRLKLLMLLSCIGLSPACIEIPPLEAPVDDVQPDPNADFTLSMSTSQEQVLPGGTLGCEVQLAWAGMKGGDVTLSLLNPPKGVELQPTTLRAEETRKALSIRIGADTPPGPHTVTLQGRSGAVTKEATLAMTVGKAGDLMVNWVVPTPGKAYTNGPLLLQFTVEGGSAEAVEILKGASVLAKPTGTPFAYTWDTTQEAEGSYQLSVRAIRGGATFISAPRTVIVDRTAPTVSSFLPARNAASVGVHESIQVTFSEPMSPRTLTDASVQLTASDNAPIAKSVNLSADGKTLTVTPINPLVAPNTLHVEFTNFVGIVITDLAGNEAVDMPAWSFSVPTWLPLGGAISAVPGNTSAEGVVLKMDRNDQPVVAWAESDGATKNIYVARWTGSDWSMLGAALNGLTAAGTNAANPSLVIDNSSAPLVAWDETTGNGAGRSIFISRWTGTTWESLPNPPFPSSSIAYPSNPQLTLDSSNSITIFTDFYDSTKFSTLGYMLPAQDQTWQAREPQENDYLFNPGGVSTTSSGLDTFIASSVFNDHHSTRGIAVFKNGDSYLGATTLGQNARNPSISADINGRPWVAWTEETNTPGVDSKIHWARWEGSAWTTPMAISTRATGNENPSLALARGSPHILAWSGIADSERSIFVSQWLNNSWQILDPPLSALTVAGTPAVNPSVDLNASAQPFIAWAESDTGAANIYAVRLNR; encoded by the coding sequence ATGCCCCGTTTGAAACTCCTGATGTTGTTGAGCTGCATCGGCTTGTCCCCCGCCTGCATCGAAATTCCGCCCCTTGAAGCCCCCGTGGACGACGTCCAGCCGGATCCCAACGCCGACTTCACGCTGTCCATGAGCACCTCGCAGGAGCAGGTCCTGCCCGGCGGAACCCTGGGCTGTGAGGTCCAGTTGGCATGGGCGGGGATGAAGGGAGGAGACGTCACGTTGAGCCTCCTCAATCCCCCGAAGGGCGTCGAACTCCAGCCCACCACCCTGCGCGCCGAAGAGACGCGCAAGGCGTTGAGCATCCGCATCGGGGCTGACACGCCGCCGGGCCCCCATACCGTGACGCTTCAGGGAAGGAGCGGCGCGGTCACGAAGGAGGCCACGCTGGCGATGACGGTCGGGAAGGCCGGTGACCTGATGGTGAACTGGGTCGTCCCGACGCCTGGCAAGGCCTATACGAACGGGCCGCTGCTGCTCCAGTTCACGGTGGAAGGAGGCTCCGCGGAAGCGGTGGAGATCCTGAAGGGCGCCAGCGTGCTGGCGAAGCCGACGGGAACCCCCTTCGCGTACACCTGGGACACGACGCAGGAGGCAGAGGGCTCCTACCAGCTGTCAGTCCGGGCCATCCGCGGAGGGGCCACGTTCATCAGCGCACCGCGCACGGTCATCGTGGACCGTACGGCGCCCACGGTGAGTTCCTTCCTGCCCGCCAGGAACGCGGCATCGGTGGGAGTGCACGAGTCGATTCAAGTCACGTTCAGCGAGCCCATGAGTCCGCGCACGCTGACGGATGCGTCGGTGCAGCTCACGGCAAGCGACAACGCTCCCATCGCCAAGTCCGTCAACCTCTCAGCAGACGGAAAAACGCTGACCGTCACGCCCATCAATCCACTGGTCGCCCCCAATACCCTCCACGTGGAGTTCACGAACTTCGTGGGCATCGTCATCACGGACCTCGCAGGCAACGAAGCGGTCGATATGCCTGCGTGGTCGTTCTCGGTGCCAACGTGGCTTCCTCTGGGAGGAGCCATCAGCGCGGTCCCGGGCAACACGTCGGCGGAAGGTGTCGTCTTGAAGATGGACCGCAACGACCAACCCGTGGTCGCCTGGGCTGAGTCGGATGGCGCGACCAAGAACATCTACGTTGCGCGCTGGACGGGAAGCGATTGGAGCATGTTGGGGGCGGCCTTGAATGGCCTGACTGCGGCGGGAACGAACGCGGCAAATCCCAGTTTGGTTATCGACAACAGCAGTGCACCGCTGGTTGCATGGGATGAAACAACAGGCAATGGCGCGGGGCGCTCAATCTTCATCAGCCGATGGACTGGGACGACCTGGGAAAGCCTGCCCAATCCTCCGTTCCCGAGCAGCTCAATAGCGTATCCAAGCAATCCACAACTGACGCTCGACTCAAGCAATAGCATCACCATTTTCACTGACTTCTACGACTCCACCAAGTTCTCAACCCTTGGATACATGCTCCCTGCTCAAGATCAAACATGGCAAGCGCGAGAGCCGCAAGAAAATGACTATCTCTTCAACCCAGGGGGAGTATCGACAACCTCCTCAGGCTTGGACACATTCATCGCGTCCTCAGTCTTCAATGACCATCACTCGACACGTGGAATCGCCGTATTCAAGAACGGCGACTCATATCTTGGAGCAACAACACTAGGTCAGAATGCGAGAAATCCATCCATCAGCGCCGATATCAATGGGCGTCCGTGGGTTGCCTGGACTGAAGAGACCAACACCCCAGGGGTAGACAGCAAAATCCACTGGGCTCGTTGGGAAGGAAGCGCCTGGACCACTCCCATGGCAATCAGCACGCGTGCTACTGGGAATGAAAACCCAAGTCTCGCACTCGCACGAGGCAGCCCCCATATCCTTGCTTGGAGTGGAATTGCTGACTCCGAGCGCAGCATCTTTGTCAGCCAGTGGCTCAACAATTCCTGGCAAATCCTTGACCCGCCACTCAGCGCATTGACGGTGGCCGGGACCCCAGCAGTGAACCCCTCCGTCGACTTGAACGCCAGCGCGCAGCCATTCATCGCGTGGGCGGAATCTGACACAGGCGCGGCAAACATCTACGCGGTCCGACTCAATCGATAG